The genome window CAGCATTAACGGTTCACCCAGCGTCAGCTTCGACAAGAACCTGTACTATCGCAACCAAATAAGTATTAACACAGCAGAAGCCAGCAAGTTATACATGCGCGGAACGTATGAGCATGCAGATGTTTTCTACACATCTTTGCTTAAATATGACAAGGACAAGTTTGTGCCTTATCTCAAGGGTAAGTACAGAGACAATGGTACAAACTCATTAAGATTCTCAATCAACCTTGTTGCAAAAGATGGTCACGATACGGAATTAGCTAACTTTGATGTGACAATCACAGACTTCAAGTCACTGTCTGCACTGAACGATGAACTTACGATTGCCAGCAGTACAAAAGTTGGTGAGTTCTTTGGCAAACGCTATAGAAACAAGACCGATGGTGATTACACTGATGCAGTGAAGGCATTATCGCCACAGCTGTGGTTTAACAACGTACAGATGGGATTAACACGTGATGGCAGATTTATCGACATGTATGCAGAAAAGGTAAGAAGCGAGAACGGAAACTATAATGTTACAGCATGGATTCCTAACAGTGGAATCGCAAAATATTTAGATATTTATCTTTTAGAACCTCGTATTGAGGTATCAAGTGCTAAGAAGACGGGGTATTTCCTCAATATCACGTATAAGATTACCTATGTCAACGATGTGGCTGTAGACGGTAAGGAACGCACATTAAATGTGCATTTAATTGAACCTTAACACTGTCTGCACAGTGTTCATAACGCAGTAGCATCATCTCCTCGAACATTGGTTAACAAACAAACCCAAACGCCCCTCGTACAGCAAGTACAAGGGGCGTTTTGTCATTTCAGGGCAGCCAGAGCTTAACATTTACAGAAACTGCGTTTATTGACAGTATCAAGCCCTGTCCGGAACATTCCTCATAAGCATCCAAGCTGTTCATTGAACCCAAAGCGTTCATTGAACCAGAACAGATTTTGTGTTATATGACCGAGAAGAATGTTTGTCTTTGCAACAAAGGTGTAACAGACTACGGCTAATTTAGAAGCCCATCGCTTCCACTTACCTCTGCACAAAAGAAAAACCGACACCCACAAGGAGTATCGGCTCTTCTACGTTAGTATGTTATGAAAAATTTGAGAGAATTGAGACTTCACAGCCTCGAGTTGTTTTACTTAAAATGATTATTTATAGAGAAAGCATAGAAATTGTCTTACTTTGTGATTGTTGATACAGTAGACTGTATCTTGTGCTGCAAGGTGTCACTCTTTACAGAGTCAGCCTTGGCAACGGACGGACCTTCCTGCGGTCTGTCAACAGCAGCTGTGCTTGGGGTTACCTGACGGACATCACCATCAGAGAAAGCCACCTGCATGGCATTGCCCAAGGTAAGGAAGATAGCCACCACAGCGGCAGCCTTGAAGAGTGGCATAAGGCGATGGCGCATTGTTATGACACGTGCCTTGACCGGCTCGTCTTCCCTGATAAGTCCCAGGACTTTCTGGTCAAAGTCATCGCCCAAGACATCCACAGCTTTCTCGTTCTGCTCATAGATGAACAGATGGCGATAAGGCAGCAAAGCAGCTGGAATGTCCTCCTGTGAGAAGAACATACGCAAGATTTCCTCCTCTTGGAGAGAAGTCTCGCAACGCCAGTAGCGTTCCAGTAATTGTTCGATGTACTTATAATCCATAATTGTCTAATTTCAAATATTGTTGTTTGACCGTCTGACGGGCTCTGAAGATATTGACTTTCACCTGTTCTTCGCTGATTTCAAGGACTTCAGCAATCTCTTTGTATGACTTTCCTTCAAAATCTCTTAGCTGCATACAACTTCGTTGTTTCTCAGGAAGACCATCTACAATCTGTTTTACAAGATTAATCTTGTCCTCTTCTATCATTCGGTCTTGAGGATTGGATGAAGCAAGGGGTTCGGATATCTTCACATCTTCCAAGGAGTCATTGTTATTTTCCTTCTTCTTGATGCGGTCGAGCGACAGGTTCCGGCATACGGTGAGACTGAATGCTTCGATGGAATCGATGTTTTCCCACTCGTATCGGCGGTTCCAGACCTTTATCAGCGTGTCCTGCACGATGTCCTCAGCCTCAGCTCTGTTGAGCGTGATACGGAGTGCAAGCCGGAAGAGTTCGTTCTTCAACGGCAACACATCGTTACGGAAACTGACTTTTTTCATCTTCTCTCTGTTTAAATGACGGTTATCTATGGGGGAAAGTTACAGGAACGAAGGCAAAAATGCCGTTATTTAACTTTCATTAAGCCTTTAATTGTCATGAAAGCAACGCATAAAACTGCACTTCAATCGGCCTTACTACTATGTCAAAAGGACATCTGCCACGAATTATCTTCACGAAAAAAAAGAATTATTTTCATGAAAAAAAATATTTTTCTTCATGAAAAGAAATAATTATTTTCATGAAAAGAATTCGGCAATGACGCTCCTCGACAGGAAAAACAAGGATAAACTGCAGGAACGGACATCCACATCTACCTAAAGAAACACCCACGTTTAGCAAGCATCTATTAACGACACAGGGACGCACAATCCGTGCGTCCGAAACCAATGTCTCGATGGCGGACACACGAGCCGTGCGCCTCTACAGATTATCAATGACTACATTTTCATATCCTGCGGTCAGCCTGCTTGCCCAAAGGGACTTGCAGTCTACTCCAGATATGTGTAACCGTAAAGACCGCTACGGTAATTGCTGAGGAATTCCTTACCCTCCTCAAGCGAAATCCTACCTTGCTTTACGCTCTTTGTCACCCAGATTTCAAGTTGGCGGACAAGTTTCTTAGGATTATACTGAACGTACTCCAAAACCTCTTCCACCGTCTCACCATCAAAAATCTGGTCGATATGATAGCTGCCATCCTTTACCGAGATGTGTACAGCATTGGTGTCGCCGAAGAGATTGTGCATGTCGCCCAGGATTTCCTGATAGGCACCAATGAGGAACACACCGAGGTAATAAGGCTCGTTCTTCTTCAGCGCGTGAACCGGCAACACATGGCTGCTGCGTCCCATTGCTACGAAGTTTGAAATCTTACCGTCGCTGTCACAGGTAATATCCTGCAAGGTGGCATTGCGTGCCGGACGCTCATTGAGTCGCTGAATCGGCATTACCGGGAAGAGTTGGTCTATTGCCCAGCTGTCCGGGAGCGACTGAAAGAGTGAGAAGTTACAGAAGTACTTGTCGGCAAGCAGCTTATCCATATTGCGCAACTCATCCGGTACATGCTTCATATTCTTTGCCAGATTGTTGATTTCATGGCACACACTCCAGTACATCGCCTCAATCTCGGCACGTGTCTTCAGGTCAACCATACCATGAGAGAACAGCTCCAAGGCTTCCTCACGGATCTGCTCTGCATCGTGCCAGTCCTCCAGCATATTGCGTGAATCAAGGTTATCCCAAATATCGTAGAGGTCTTTTACCAACTGATGGTCTGTATCACTTGCCTCAAACTCCTCTGACATCTCAGGCAGGGAAGCTGTTTCGAGCACATCAATCACGAGAACTGAGTGATGGGCAGAGAGGCTTCTGCCACTCTCGGTGATGATGTTCGGGTGTGGAATATCGTTCTTGTTGGCTGCATCAACAAAGGTGTAGACACAGTCGTTGACGTATTCCTGGATGCTATAGTTCACTGAGCTTTCACTGCTTGACGAGCGGGTTCCGTCGTAGTCAACGCCCAATCCACCGCCACAATCCACGAAATCAACGTTATAACCCATCTTTCTGAGGTTCACATAGTACTGTGCTGCCTCGTTGAGTGCGGTCTGAATACGGCGAATCTTTGTAATCTGTGAACCGATATGAAAGTGAATCAGGTGCAGACTGTCATGCAGCCCCTTGTCATCGAGTGTCTCCAACGCCTGCAGAAGTTCAGAAG of Prevotella fusca JCM 17724 contains these proteins:
- a CDS encoding RNA polymerase sigma factor, with the translated sequence MKKVSFRNDVLPLKNELFRLALRITLNRAEAEDIVQDTLIKVWNRRYEWENIDSIEAFSLTVCRNLSLDRIKKKENNNDSLEDVKISEPLASSNPQDRMIEEDKINLVKQIVDGLPEKQRSCMQLRDFEGKSYKEIAEVLEISEEQVKVNIFRARQTVKQQYLKLDNYGL
- the speA gene encoding biosynthetic arginine decarboxylase, which gives rise to MKKWTIEDSQELYNISGWGTSYFGINPKGDVYVTPCKDNTQIDLRDVMDELSLRDVTPPVLLRFPDILDNRIEKTSSCFEKAKKEYDFKAENFIIYPIKVNQMQPVVEEIISHGRKFNLGLEAGSKPELHAVIAVQCQSDSLIICNGYKDQSYIELALLAQKMGKRIFIVVEKLNEIDLIARAAKKLNVKPNLGIRIKLASSGSGKWADSGGDASKFGLTSSELLQALETLDDKGLHDSLHLIHFHIGSQITKIRRIQTALNEAAQYYVNLRKMGYNVDFVDCGGGLGVDYDGTRSSSSESSVNYSIQEYVNDCVYTFVDAANKNDIPHPNIITESGRSLSAHHSVLVIDVLETASLPEMSEEFEASDTDHQLVKDLYDIWDNLDSRNMLEDWHDAEQIREEALELFSHGMVDLKTRAEIEAMYWSVCHEINNLAKNMKHVPDELRNMDKLLADKYFCNFSLFQSLPDSWAIDQLFPVMPIQRLNERPARNATLQDITCDSDGKISNFVAMGRSSHVLPVHALKKNEPYYLGVFLIGAYQEILGDMHNLFGDTNAVHISVKDGSYHIDQIFDGETVEEVLEYVQYNPKKLVRQLEIWVTKSVKQGRISLEEGKEFLSNYRSGLYGYTYLE